Proteins from a single region of Chryseobacterium scophthalmum:
- a CDS encoding recombinase has protein sequence MKLLSSSTKNFESVLKKYFSFKNETVSLEPLAEFLEAIKKTDFKNVLNFLKSNPNSATHFKHYIYNVFEERPFNLSLTEANILSENAFFPELKKRILNKVLPPVENEKTVWYLIDNVSFRPKTDLEYLHNIPEDEVNEFLNILGISDFIEKPNVKRELIFSMNILSWRVTGMALEVDVVRMAPEYRNFDNPFLALQNELEALAEEFKINPEIQLHSKDSRYKQIKIYAEQCQDFVNIAFKNSSKYGISGKINQSLLKIRQQTQRISEIVNLLIIDQPEDIVIKSKQLIFNILSYKSHKNNISDLINDSTRLISHLITNHTAETGSHYITSSRKQYMKMFYKASGGGIIVGALCVLKMLYGFMPGSDFFHAFLYSLNYAMGFVMIYLMGFTLATKQPAMTAATMTKVLSEQESTKNNYTEFADLVSKLFRSQFIAFVGNVLLSFPIALLIIYGLDVFFSQNLAVEKSDKLLKDLDPFESKAILHACIAGFYLFISGIISGNIGNNSVFYQIPDRIAKNLPIRRMFGVRFAKSLSKYYAKNWAGIISNFWFGVFLGATAPVGLFFGLDLDIRHITFAAGNFAIGLYGKDFIVGSSVFWTSFITVFIIGFFNFLVSFSLSMFLAFRSRKMNFGEVREIYRAIYRYFLRNPLKFFIPLRSSFDVKSDQLVQSSMPTKSEDR, from the coding sequence ATGAAACTGTTGAGTTCAAGTACAAAAAATTTCGAATCTGTCCTTAAAAAGTATTTTTCTTTTAAGAATGAGACTGTTTCGTTGGAGCCTTTAGCTGAGTTTTTAGAGGCAATAAAAAAGACAGATTTTAAGAACGTTCTTAATTTTTTAAAATCAAACCCAAACTCTGCAACTCATTTCAAACATTATATTTACAACGTTTTTGAAGAAAGACCTTTCAATCTTTCTTTAACGGAAGCCAATATTCTTTCAGAAAATGCCTTCTTCCCCGAACTCAAAAAAAGAATCTTAAATAAAGTTTTACCACCCGTAGAAAACGAAAAAACAGTTTGGTATCTTATCGATAATGTCAGTTTCAGACCAAAAACTGATCTTGAATATTTACATAATATTCCTGAAGATGAGGTGAATGAATTTCTGAATATTTTAGGAATTTCAGATTTCATTGAGAAACCAAATGTAAAAAGAGAACTGATATTTTCGATGAATATCCTTTCGTGGCGCGTTACCGGGATGGCTCTTGAAGTTGATGTGGTAAGAATGGCTCCTGAATACAGGAATTTCGATAATCCATTTTTGGCATTGCAGAACGAACTTGAAGCTTTGGCAGAGGAATTTAAAATCAATCCTGAAATTCAGCTTCATTCAAAAGACAGCCGTTATAAGCAGATTAAGATTTATGCGGAACAATGTCAGGATTTTGTGAATATCGCCTTCAAAAACTCTTCTAAATATGGTATTTCAGGGAAAATTAATCAGTCTCTGCTTAAGATTCGTCAACAAACCCAGAGAATTTCTGAGATTGTCAATTTATTAATTATTGATCAGCCTGAAGATATTGTTATTAAGTCTAAACAGTTGATTTTTAATATCCTGAGCTATAAGTCTCACAAGAATAATATTTCAGATCTTATCAACGACAGTACGCGTTTGATTTCCCATTTAATTACCAATCATACTGCAGAAACCGGAAGTCATTACATCACGTCAAGCCGCAAACAGTACATGAAAATGTTCTACAAAGCAAGCGGTGGAGGGATTATCGTTGGTGCATTATGCGTTTTAAAAATGCTGTACGGTTTTATGCCCGGAAGCGATTTTTTCCATGCATTTTTGTATTCATTAAACTATGCAATGGGATTTGTGATGATTTATTTGATGGGCTTTACTTTGGCAACAAAACAGCCTGCAATGACCGCTGCAACGATGACCAAAGTTTTGTCTGAACAGGAAAGTACCAAAAATAATTATACCGAATTTGCTGATTTGGTTTCAAAATTATTCCGAAGCCAGTTTATTGCTTTTGTAGGAAATGTACTTCTTTCTTTCCCGATTGCGTTGCTGATTATTTATGGTTTGGATGTTTTCTTCTCGCAAAATTTGGCGGTGGAAAAGTCAGATAAATTATTGAAAGATCTTGATCCTTTTGAATCTAAAGCTATTTTACACGCTTGTATTGCCGGTTTTTATCTGTTTATTTCAGGGATTATTTCAGGTAATATTGGGAATAACTCGGTGTTTTATCAGATTCCGGATCGAATAGCCAAAAATCTTCCGATTAGAAGAATGTTTGGAGTTCGTTTTGCGAAAAGTCTTTCGAAATATTATGCTAAAAACTGGGCCGGAATTATTTCTAATTTCTGGTTTGGAGTTTTTCTTGGAGCAACAGCACCGGTCGGCTTATTTTTCGGTCTCGATTTAGATATTCGTCACATCACTTTTGCTGCCGGTAACTTTGCAATTGGTTTGTACGGAAAAGATTTCATTGTAGGTTCATCAGTTTTCTGGACATCATTTATCACCGTTTTTATCATCGGATTCTTCAACTTCCTGGTAAGCTTCAGTTTGTCGATGTTCTTGGCATTCCGTTCAAGAAAAATGAATTTTGGTGAAGTAAGAGAGATTTACCGAGCTATTTATAGATATTTCTTAAGAAATCCTTTGAAATTTTTTATTCCGCTTCGTTCAAGCTTTGATGTGAAATCGGATCAGTTAGTGCAAAGTTCAATGCCTACAAAATCTGAAGATCGATAA
- the mtgA gene encoding monofunctional biosynthetic peptidoglycan transglycosylase, whose protein sequence is MWKKIKQFIFIVLILNVVFIVWGRFFNPTITITQIGGLFEYGKLHRDYISYDEMGANVKKAVIASEDQKFFNHNGFDYTAIEKAMKNNEKGKKLRGGSTISQQTAKNIFLWQGRSWVRKGLEAVYTFIIEKVWSKDIILERYLNSIEMGQGVFGVEAAAQYYFGKPSKDLNTSEAAWIAAVLPNPKKYDPKNPSAYLRKKHNWIMRQMRNVSLK, encoded by the coding sequence ATGTGGAAAAAAATAAAACAATTTATTTTTATTGTTCTGATTCTGAATGTAGTTTTCATTGTTTGGGGAAGATTTTTCAATCCAACCATTACGATTACACAGATCGGCGGTCTTTTTGAATACGGAAAATTGCACCGTGACTATATTTCTTACGATGAAATGGGAGCTAATGTAAAAAAAGCGGTCATTGCTTCAGAAGATCAGAAGTTTTTTAATCACAATGGTTTCGATTATACAGCAATCGAAAAAGCCATGAAAAATAATGAAAAAGGCAAAAAACTGAGAGGCGGAAGTACAATCTCTCAGCAAACCGCTAAAAATATTTTCCTTTGGCAAGGCAGAAGTTGGGTAAGAAAAGGGCTTGAAGCTGTTTATACCTTCATTATTGAAAAAGTTTGGTCTAAAGATATTATCCTTGAAAGATACCTGAATTCTATTGAAATGGGACAGGGCGTTTTCGGTGTGGAAGCTGCTGCGCAGTACTATTTTGGGAAACCTTCCAAAGATCTTAATACTTCAGAAGCAGCATGGATTGCCGCTGTTTTACCAAACCCTAAAAAATACGATCCTAAAAATCCATCCGCTTATTTGAGGAAGAAACACAACTGGATTATGAGACAAATGAGGAATGTAAGTTTGAAATAG
- a CDS encoding ABC transporter substrate-binding protein, which yields MKANFLLIIAFLFLTNCKREQKISSSDWEVISERLQFKDDGGKLDLKSGNFTYNFEKNKVPFRKIILLNASLMGFFSELEAENVVIGIASPEYIYSEKIDQLLKSGKIQNVGNEQKYDVEKIISMKPDAIFTNYIASFDNTYQLLKNNNIQVIFLDEYKEQSPMVKTSYIKLFGKLLGKEKEAEEKFNQIQKDYNDLKTLASKATSKPNVLANEMYGDIWYMPGGKTFTANYVADANANYILKDNTEEKAVTMSFEEVFAKSKNIQFWVNAGNHLSKKDMLNINPFYGKLEVFNKGKIYGISGKEKQKANDFFESGVVRSDLVLKDYIKIFHPELLPDYHLTYMNELQ from the coding sequence ATGAAAGCAAATTTTTTACTAATAATCGCGTTTTTATTTCTAACCAACTGTAAAAGAGAACAAAAAATATCGTCTTCGGATTGGGAAGTAATCTCAGAAAGACTGCAATTTAAAGATGATGGCGGAAAATTAGACTTAAAATCGGGGAATTTTACTTATAATTTTGAAAAAAATAAAGTTCCTTTCCGTAAAATTATACTTCTGAATGCAAGTTTGATGGGTTTTTTTTCTGAACTGGAAGCCGAAAATGTAGTAATCGGAATTGCAAGTCCGGAATATATTTATTCAGAAAAAATTGATCAATTACTAAAGTCAGGGAAAATTCAAAATGTCGGAAACGAACAGAAATATGATGTAGAAAAAATAATTTCAATGAAACCGGATGCTATTTTTACCAATTACATTGCGAGTTTTGACAACACCTACCAGCTTTTGAAAAACAATAATATTCAGGTGATCTTTTTAGATGAATATAAGGAGCAAAGCCCGATGGTAAAGACTTCTTATATTAAATTATTCGGAAAGCTTTTAGGAAAAGAAAAAGAGGCTGAAGAAAAATTTAATCAAATTCAGAAAGATTATAATGATTTAAAAACATTAGCTTCAAAAGCAACTTCAAAACCCAATGTTTTGGCGAATGAAATGTATGGCGATATTTGGTATATGCCGGGTGGAAAAACCTTTACGGCCAATTATGTAGCAGACGCTAATGCTAATTATATTTTAAAAGATAATACAGAAGAAAAAGCTGTAACAATGAGCTTTGAGGAAGTTTTTGCTAAATCTAAAAATATTCAGTTTTGGGTAAATGCGGGAAATCATTTATCTAAAAAAGATATGCTCAATATCAATCCTTTTTATGGGAAACTGGAAGTATTTAACAAAGGGAAAATCTATGGAATTTCAGGCAAGGAAAAGCAGAAAGCCAATGATTTTTTTGAAAGTGGAGTGGTGCGCTCAGATTTGGTTCTAAAAGATTATATCAAAATATTCCATCCTGAACTTTTACCGGATTATCACCTGACTTACATGAACGAATTGCAGTAA
- a CDS encoding helix-turn-helix domain-containing protein → MDKYSFLEIAAFTGIFLVLFLALFLLTVKTKHKLANWLLAFFLFTNAVDACKFLMRDFPVNFINLEAFRWSINYLVPASFYLYVLSVCFSKFRLKPKHLWHTIPFVAFNLYMTYGIYIEDRASKVIFINALSESPIMQFFHILFEVLFQVYFIASFLVIRKSKTVYLENYTNPNISILNALYKITILYYVLHFLVLIRWLVTFIFGVGELRQWIVILDGFAFFFCTCWYLFVALNKPEFFRGVNAQLKPIVELIPKQKPSPAIDDQKNKQILALKEFMIEKEPYLDSSLTIQDLAEQVKMPVKDLSALINLYMNKHFFDFINEYRIEKAKEILKDSSQKDVTILEILYQVGFNSKSSFSTSFKKYTGTTPTDFRKNPN, encoded by the coding sequence ATGGACAAATACAGCTTTTTGGAAATAGCAGCATTTACTGGAATATTTTTGGTGCTGTTTCTTGCCTTATTTTTATTGACTGTAAAAACTAAACACAAACTTGCAAATTGGCTTCTCGCTTTTTTTCTGTTTACAAATGCCGTGGATGCTTGTAAATTTTTGATGCGTGATTTTCCTGTTAATTTCATCAACCTCGAAGCATTTCGTTGGAGTATTAATTATTTGGTTCCGGCATCGTTTTATCTCTATGTACTGTCTGTTTGTTTTTCTAAATTTCGATTAAAACCGAAACATTTATGGCATACCATTCCGTTTGTTGCTTTCAATTTGTATATGACGTATGGGATTTATATTGAAGACAGAGCTTCTAAAGTGATTTTCATCAACGCTTTGAGCGAATCACCTATTATGCAATTTTTTCATATTCTTTTCGAGGTTTTATTTCAAGTTTATTTTATTGCTTCATTTTTGGTGATCAGAAAGTCTAAAACCGTCTATCTCGAGAATTATACAAATCCAAATATCTCTATCCTAAATGCACTTTACAAAATAACAATTCTATATTATGTCTTACATTTTTTAGTACTGATAAGATGGCTGGTTACTTTTATCTTTGGTGTGGGAGAGCTCAGACAATGGATTGTAATCCTTGATGGGTTTGCTTTTTTCTTTTGTACGTGTTGGTATCTGTTTGTTGCCTTAAACAAACCCGAATTTTTCAGAGGAGTTAATGCTCAATTGAAACCTATCGTAGAGCTAATTCCGAAACAAAAACCTTCTCCTGCAATTGATGACCAAAAAAATAAACAGATTTTAGCTTTAAAAGAATTTATGATTGAAAAAGAACCTTATCTTGATTCTTCATTAACGATTCAGGATTTGGCAGAGCAAGTAAAAATGCCTGTAAAAGATCTGTCGGCTTTGATTAATCTGTATATGAACAAACATTTTTTTGATTTCATTAATGAATATCGGATCGAAAAAGCGAAGGAAATACTGAAAGATTCTTCACAAAAAGACGTTACGATTTTAGAAATTCTTTACCAAGTTGGTTTCAATTCTAAATCATCGTTCAGTACTTCTTTTAAAAAATATACCGGAACAACGCCAACAGATTTCAGGAAAAATCCAAATTAA
- a CDS encoding serine hydrolase domain-containing protein — MKNFLLAFLVLLSLNTFAQKVISSSNKEKAKKIDLIIGKYHEYNLFNGSALVVQNGEIILRKNYGKADMGWNIEATSDTKFRIGSVTKQFTAMLIMQLKQERKIKLDDKISDYLPWFSKTAGSKITIHQLLTHTSGLPNYTDFPDFKTKMVFENLSGKDFAVKYFKDNLGFEPGTKHNYCNTGYYLLGLIIEEITRKPYEKVLKEKIFDVIGMKNTGIEDSKEIISNYAQGYDFDYDGYQKTDYINIKTAVFSAGGMYSTANDMRKWDNALYTNTLLNDENKKIYFIPNLGDYAYGLVVKRHQNFSGSGKDITTMAHSGGINGFSCNIARIPEDKIYVILLDNTRAGKRGGQLEAVIDDVFGVLYNAKVDLPKPLIIFEVYKKMKAESVEKGIVYLKELKKNKLDSYNFNGFENELNRLTYKFLGEGKPDDALKIIDYAVSEFPNSSNIYDTRGEIYFIKKDYHASKKDYQKTLELNPNNDNAKEMLSKINQILSSKIN; from the coding sequence ATGAAAAATTTTCTGCTTGCATTTCTTGTGCTTTTATCTTTGAATACTTTTGCACAAAAAGTCATATCCAGTTCAAATAAAGAAAAAGCAAAAAAAATCGATTTGATTATTGGTAAATATCACGAGTACAATCTTTTTAACGGAAGTGCTTTGGTTGTTCAAAACGGTGAAATTATTTTGCGGAAAAATTATGGGAAAGCCGATATGGGATGGAATATCGAGGCAACTTCTGACACCAAATTCAGAATTGGTTCCGTAACGAAGCAGTTTACTGCAATGCTGATTATGCAGTTAAAACAAGAAAGAAAAATAAAGCTGGATGACAAAATAAGTGATTATCTTCCTTGGTTTAGCAAAACGGCAGGAAGCAAAATTACCATTCATCAATTGCTGACACATACTTCTGGCTTGCCAAATTACACGGATTTCCCTGATTTTAAAACTAAAATGGTTTTCGAAAATTTGTCTGGGAAAGATTTTGCTGTCAAATATTTCAAAGATAATTTAGGATTTGAACCAGGAACAAAGCATAATTACTGCAATACGGGCTATTATCTATTAGGATTAATTATTGAGGAAATTACCAGGAAACCTTATGAAAAAGTTCTCAAGGAAAAAATATTTGATGTCATTGGAATGAAAAATACAGGAATTGAAGATTCAAAAGAAATCATTTCAAATTATGCTCAAGGCTATGATTTTGATTACGATGGTTATCAAAAAACAGATTACATCAATATTAAAACGGCTGTATTTTCTGCTGGCGGAATGTACAGTACAGCAAATGATATGCGAAAATGGGATAATGCTTTATACACGAATACTTTGCTGAATGACGAGAACAAAAAAATATATTTTATACCCAATTTAGGTGATTACGCTTACGGTTTGGTTGTTAAGAGACATCAGAATTTTTCAGGTTCGGGAAAAGATATTACAACAATGGCACATAGCGGCGGAATCAATGGTTTTTCCTGCAATATTGCCAGAATTCCGGAAGACAAAATATATGTGATCCTGCTTGATAACACTAGAGCAGGAAAAAGAGGCGGGCAATTGGAAGCCGTTATCGATGATGTCTTCGGAGTTCTCTACAATGCCAAAGTTGATTTGCCTAAGCCATTAATTATCTTCGAAGTTTATAAAAAAATGAAAGCAGAATCAGTAGAAAAAGGCATTGTTTATTTGAAAGAACTGAAAAAAAACAAACTCGATTCTTATAATTTTAATGGTTTTGAAAATGAATTGAATAGATTAACATATAAGTTTTTGGGTGAAGGAAAACCTGATGATGCTTTAAAGATTATTGATTATGCGGTTTCAGAATTTCCAAACTCATCCAATATTTATGATACACGTGGCGAGATTTATTTCATTAAAAAAGATTATCATGCTTCTAAAAAGGATTATCAGAAAACGTTGGAACTGAATCCTAATAATGATAATGCTAAAGAAATGCTTTCAAAAATCAATCAAATTCTATCTTCTAAAATTAATTAA